A segment of the Aquificaceae bacterium genome:
CTTAATCCTCCCTATGGGTTTTCCATGGGGAGCTTTTTTTTTACCATAATTTCTTATAACTTGCAACTCGGGTTAGGTATACCTCTTAAAGGTGCTGAAAGACCGTTTTATCCCCTCGTAAAGGGCATAAACCAGCGAAAGCCTGAAGTTTCTGTTCTCATCGTAGAAGGCAAAAAGACCCACATCAAGGTCCTTCTCTATGAGCAGTCTCCTGGCAAGCTCAAACTGCCTCTTTCTTCCGCTTTTGTGGGATAGCTCACCCTTTACCTCTATGCAAAGGGCTCCGAATTTTTTCTCGTCCTCAAGCCTTCCTTCTGCAAGGAACAGGATTCTCCCAAAGGATTGCTTCTCCTCTTCTGTGGGCTTCAGCTCTTCCCATATGGCGTGCAGGTCGCCCTTCTTTTCCTCAAGAAAGTAAAGAAATGCCTCTTCAGAAAAGGAATTTATCAGCTCCTCTATTCTTTCCTCAATCTCCCGCATGTTGTATGTTTTCTATGGCTATTATAACCTCTTCCGTGGGGTCTTTCCTCTCCTTTATCTTTTTCAGGAAGTCTTTCCCGAGAAGTGCCTTTAGCTCCTCTATCCTCCGCTTCAGGTCTTCAGTCTTCAACCCGTTCCAGCTCTTTATCAGAGAGAGTGTATACTCAGAAAGGGTGCAGTAGGTGCTTATGTCTTCTATCAGGTCTCTAAGAAAGTCATGATGTTCCACAAACTCTTCCCTTCCGATAAGGCTCTTTAAGAGGTTTCTTGCCTGCTCCTCCAGCCTTCCCCTGCATCCACCAGTTCTCCTTTTTCTCATCGCCCTTGAGTAGTGCTCCCAGAAGCTGGAGCTCAGGGGTAGAGACTTCTTCTGCGGGTTATCCTCCCTCACCAGTTCAAGAACCTCCTCAAAACCCACAGAAGCAGGCTCAGGGTTTTCATAATTCACATAACTGACAAATATGTCCTCCCCTCTTTTGATGAACACGATAAGGGAGTTCTCTTCTCCAGCTTTTGCCACCTTTATCCTCTGGGGCATTTTTTCTATTTCTTTTCTTATGTTCGGGCATGCCTTTTCTATTCTCCTCCATTCCTCCCTCAGCCTTGTTATGAGGCTCTCTCCTTCCGTAAGCCTCTCCACATCCTCGTAACTGGCGTTAATACGCCTGTAGAGCCTTGAGGGCTGGGGCTCTTCCTCTGGCGAGAGAAGTTTTGAATCCTCACCAAGAACTCTGTGAATCATAAAGAGCTTTTGCTGGGCTATCTCCCTTGACTTGACAATGTCTGCACCCCTCTCCGTTGGGAAAAAGTTTATTATGTATATTTCTTCATAGACCTTCTTCCCTATCCTGTTTATCCTTCCCACTCTCTGTATTACCCTTACAGGGTTCCACGGTATGTCGTAGTTTATAACAGCTCCTGCCCTGTTCAGGTTAAAGCCTTCTGAAAGCCTGTCGGTGGCAACAAGTATCTTATACTGGTCATCCCAGCTTTCAGCGCTGGCATCAAAGTTCCTGTATATGGTCCGTATTTTCCCCTCAAGGTTTTCATAGCCCTTCAGAACCATACCGGGAAAGAACTTCTCCAGAGCATCGCCCAGATACCTCGCGGTGTCCAGGTATTCGGTAAATATGACAACCTTTCTGTCCTTGAGAAGCTCCTCAAGACCCAGCACAAGCCTTTTGAGCTTTGGGTCATCATCTCCAAGCTCAAGCATGTCAAACTCTTCCATAAGGCTCTCAAAGAGTTCCTTATCTCTCTGAATGTCTTTGAGAAAGTCCTGATTCAGCTCCCCAATCCTGTATATTTTCCTGTAATCCCCGTAGTCCTCTGCAAGCCCTTCCAGCTCCTCCTCACCTTTAAGGAGCTTTTTAAGAAGGCTTCTGTCCAGAACAAACACATGTCTATCTTTTACAAACTCAAGGATTTTTTCATGGGTCTCCCGAAAGTTATCAAGGCTGTCTCTGAAAGCTCTGAAACTGCTTTCAAAACGCTTGACGAGCAACCTTCTCATGAAGTCATACAGGTTTCTCTGGTATAGCCTCTCAAACTCCTCTGGCTTTTCCTTCAGATAGTGGGCGGGATAGTAAAGAGCTCCCGTAAAGGAGCCTCCCTCCTCAAAGCTCTGGAAGGTATTTATAACCTTATCGTAGAATTCCATCTGGCTGTTTGTGAGCTCATAAAACCATTCTATGGGGTCCATCACCCTGGGCATGTCTATCTTTTCCTCGTAGTGTTTGAGGTCAAGCCTGTTTCTTCTTATGACCACAGGCTCAAGGATGCCTCTTATTTCCTTTGCTATGCGTCTGAGCCTGTCTTTGACCCTTTCTGGATTAACATCATCTCCTCCAAACTCCTGCTCGTATAGCCTTTTAGCCCTGACCCTTTTATCTTCCTGAACAGAGCTGTAGTATCTGAGGATGTAGGAGCAGTTTTCAAAGCTCTTCTGATAGGCTTCAAACTTCCCTTTGAGGTCTTTCTCCAGCAAAATGGAGGAATTACCTGGTGGTGTAAAGAGTTTGAGAAGGGCGTATATGTCAGAGGGTCTATTGTTAAAGGGTGTGGCGGTAAGCAGCAGAACTTTCCTGCCTCTACATATTGCCTGAAGATTTTGATGGCTACTTGTTCTTTCGTTCCTGAAGCGGTGGGCCTCGTCCACTATGACAACCTGAACCTCATCCTCATGCTTCCTTACATACTCCAGAGCACCATCAAGGTTGCCGGTCGAGAAAACTTCAAATTCATCCCTCAGGCTGAAGTTTCTCAAGTATTTCGTCCAGCCATAGTTCCCGTTGATGTCTCCAACCAGATGGGGAGGACATATGACAATACCTCTCCCTCCAAGCTTTCTTGCAACTGCGCAGGCAACCACTGTCTTCCCAAGCCCCACCACATCTGCAAGTATTACACCCCCGTGCATCTGACAGGTTTTTACCGCCTGAGAGACAGCTTCCAACTGATAGGAGTAGGGAATGAATCCGCTGGCTTTTATGAGCTCGGCAACTGTTCCATCCTCCTTGCCAGAATAAGAGTTCAGATAAAGGTTGACAAGGTATGCCCACGCCTGAAAGGGTGTCATACTCCTGAAGAAGGTCCTTTCCCTGAAGGTCCTTACAATAACATCCGGGTTCAGGGAGACGGCATTTCTCCACAGCTCGTCAAAGAAGGCCTCTGCCTCCTCAATCCCCCAGTCCTTGAGCTCCACATTAAACTCATGCTGTTCCTCAAGGCCTGCTCTGGTAAGGTTGCTACTGCCAGTTATAAAAAGGGCTGGTAATACATCGTCTTCCCGTTTGAAGATGTAAAGCTTAGAGTGGTTGGGCTTTCGTGTCTTTCTGATAACCAGCTTATTTTCCTCAAGTAATCTTAAAAAGAACTTTACCTGTTCCCATACCTCCGGTCTGTCAAGCTCTTCAGCCACAAAAGCCCTGGCAAGAGACTCACAAAAATCCTCCTCCATATCCTTTCTACTGCTGTGCTCCTGTGCATACTCATAAAGCCCATAGAGACCCTGGTCAACGCCAAGCCCCACAAGCACTTTTATGCTGTTTTCTTTGAGATTACCCTCCCTATCAAGCCTTTCAAGGGCTTTGAAGATAACATCAAGCCCAGAAAAATAAAAAAAGCCCACAAGGAATTTCATCTCTCTTACTTTTGGCATTATCTGCTCAAGCCTTTCCCTCAGGCTCCTCTGCCCGTAGTTGGTAATAAAGGGCATGGAGATTATTATATTTGCTACGATAAAATTTAAAAACCTCTGCATATAATTATTTACTGATGGCAAAGCGTATAAGATACGAGGACAGAAACCCAGAGCCCCTCATGCCCCCTTCGGAGAGGGTGAAGACCTTCAGAGAATACGCCTTTGGCTACTCTGTAAGCCTTGCCCTCGATGAAGCCCAGAGGTGTCTCTTCTGCAAGGATGCAGACCAGAGATGTATAAAGGGATGTCCCATAAATGTGGACATCCCGGGTTTCATAAAGAAGATAACGGAAGGGGACCTTGTGGGTGCCTACAAAAAAATAATAGAAACGGACCCCTTTCCTTCCATATGTGGAAGGATATGCCCACAGGAGAGACAGTGTGAGGGCTCATGCATCCTCTACTACGATACAGTAAGGGACAGGAAGAACAAGGGACTCCCCGTAAGTATAGGGGTCTTGGAGAAGTTTGTGGGAGATTTTATCAGGATTTCTGGGCTGGAGGTTGATGGCGAAAGGGTAAAATCTACCGGCTACAGGGTGGCGATAGTGGGTGCAGGACCGGCAGGGCTTGCCTGTGCTTACGACCTTGCCAGATGGGGACACGAGGTCCATGTTTTTGAAGCCCTTCCAAAGCCCGGCGGTGTTATGAGCTACGGCATACCTCATGCCAGGCTTCCCAGAGATATCATAGAATGGGATATAAAAAGGCTCCAGAGGCTCGGAGTTCAATTCTTCTTCGGTCATGTGGTGGGAAGAACTGTAAAGCTCTCTGAGCTTTTAGAGAGATATCATGCGGTCTTTCTTGGCGTAGGTGCCGGCAGAGGTTCTCTTGGCATAAGAGGAGACCATCTAAAAGGCGTATACTCCGCCATAGAAGTGCTCACAAGGGTTGGCTTAGTGAGATCTGACCTCTTCCCTCAGAGCGGAACGCCCGTTAACCTTGGAAGAAGGACTGCCATAATCGGTGGTGGCTTTACTGCGGTGGACTGTGCCATAACAGCCCTCAGGCTGGGTGTTGAAACCCATGTGGTTTACAGAAGAACAAGGGAAACCTCCTCTGCCCGTCAGGAAGAGTGGGACCACATATCAGAGGAGGGGGCCATAATTCACTGGCTTACCCAGCCTGTGGAAATACTTGGAGATGAGAGTGGGCATGTGATAGGGTTAAAATGTATAAAAATGACCCTTGGTGAGCCAGATGAAAGCGGAAGACCCAGACCGGTGCCAGTGGAAGGCTCAGAGCATGTTATAGAATGCGACTCGGTCATATTTGCCATAGGCCAGAAGGCAAACTCCGTAGCTTACGAGGATATGCCAGGCCTTGAACTCACTAAATGGGGGACTGTAAAGGTAGATGAAGGTTTCAGGACCTCCATAAGGGGCCTCTTTGCCGGCGGAGATGCGGTAAACGGCGGAGACACGGTAGTCAGGGCCCTTGCTGAAGGAAGAAAGGCTGCACATTCAATCCATAAATTTCTCATAGAGGAGGTTAGGTTATGAAAAAGGTTGCCTTAGCAGTGGGAGCTGTGCTCCTGGCCTTTTTTGTTTTTAGAGCCTGTGGGGAAAACCCTGAGAAATCGGCAAGAAACACAGTTAAGGATTTTATCGAGAACATCAGGGATGGGGAAGGAAGGGAAGCAGTGATGCTTCTGTATCCACCCTTCAGGGATGCACTTGTGCAGGATGTGAAGCTCCCTCTTCAATTAACAGAAATGAAACCTTCAGAGGTGCTTGCCTGTCTTCTTTCCTCCATGGGTGAGAACATAAAGAAGGTAAAGGTGCTTGACACAAGCAGAATAGATGACAAGCATGCAGAGGTTATAGTTAAGGTCACAGACAAGGAAGGAGTGGAAAAGATTTTCACCTTTATAGTGATAAAGGACGAAAAGAGGTGGAGGATAGCCAGCATATCGGGCATTAAATGAAGTTTCTCATATGGCAGACAGCCTATCTGGGGGATGTGGTGCTCGCCACTCCCCTTATAAGAACCCTAAGAAAAAATTTCCCATCTTCTCGTATTGCCTTTGTGGGCAGGAGCTTTATAAAGGAGCTTCTGAAGGGTTTTGATTTGGAGCTCATAGCCTTTGACAAGGGCGTATGGGAAAGCTTTGAAATAGTTGAAAAGATAAGAGAATACCAGATAGCCATAAGTCCACATATATCTGCAAGAAGTGCCCTTATACTTTTCATGGCGGGCGTGCCGGTAAGGATTGGCTTTGACAGGTCAGAGTTCAGCTGGCTTTATACGCACACAGTAAAACACAGGTGGGAGCTCCACGAGGTGGACAGAAACCTTGAGCTTTTAAAGCCACTGGGCATAAAGGACTACGACAAAAAGCCATGGCTGTTTGTATCCGAAGAGGAGAAAAAGCAGGCTAAAGAGAAGTTTGGACTTCCAGAGAATTTTGTGGTGCT
Coding sequences within it:
- a CDS encoding SNF2-related protein; translation: MQRFLNFIVANIIISMPFITNYGQRSLRERLEQIMPKVREMKFLVGFFYFSGLDVIFKALERLDREGNLKENSIKVLVGLGVDQGLYGLYEYAQEHSSRKDMEEDFCESLARAFVAEELDRPEVWEQVKFFLRLLEENKLVIRKTRKPNHSKLYIFKREDDVLPALFITGSSNLTRAGLEEQHEFNVELKDWGIEEAEAFFDELWRNAVSLNPDVIVRTFRERTFFRSMTPFQAWAYLVNLYLNSYSGKEDGTVAELIKASGFIPYSYQLEAVSQAVKTCQMHGGVILADVVGLGKTVVACAVARKLGGRGIVICPPHLVGDINGNYGWTKYLRNFSLRDEFEVFSTGNLDGALEYVRKHEDEVQVVIVDEAHRFRNERTSSHQNLQAICRGRKVLLLTATPFNNRPSDIYALLKLFTPPGNSSILLEKDLKGKFEAYQKSFENCSYILRYYSSVQEDKRVRAKRLYEQEFGGDDVNPERVKDRLRRIAKEIRGILEPVVIRRNRLDLKHYEEKIDMPRVMDPIEWFYELTNSQMEFYDKVINTFQSFEEGGSFTGALYYPAHYLKEKPEEFERLYQRNLYDFMRRLLVKRFESSFRAFRDSLDNFRETHEKILEFVKDRHVFVLDRSLLKKLLKGEEELEGLAEDYGDYRKIYRIGELNQDFLKDIQRDKELFESLMEEFDMLELGDDDPKLKRLVLGLEELLKDRKVVIFTEYLDTARYLGDALEKFFPGMVLKGYENLEGKIRTIYRNFDASAESWDDQYKILVATDRLSEGFNLNRAGAVINYDIPWNPVRVIQRVGRINRIGKKVYEEIYIINFFPTERGADIVKSREIAQQKLFMIHRVLGEDSKLLSPEEEPQPSRLYRRINASYEDVERLTEGESLITRLREEWRRIEKACPNIRKEIEKMPQRIKVAKAGEENSLIVFIKRGEDIFVSYVNYENPEPASVGFEEVLELVREDNPQKKSLPLSSSFWEHYSRAMRKRRTGGCRGRLEEQARNLLKSLIGREEFVEHHDFLRDLIEDISTYCTLSEYTLSLIKSWNGLKTEDLKRRIEELKALLGKDFLKKIKERKDPTEEVIIAIENIQHAGD
- the gltA gene encoding NADPH-dependent glutamate synthase produces the protein MAKRIRYEDRNPEPLMPPSERVKTFREYAFGYSVSLALDEAQRCLFCKDADQRCIKGCPINVDIPGFIKKITEGDLVGAYKKIIETDPFPSICGRICPQERQCEGSCILYYDTVRDRKNKGLPVSIGVLEKFVGDFIRISGLEVDGERVKSTGYRVAIVGAGPAGLACAYDLARWGHEVHVFEALPKPGGVMSYGIPHARLPRDIIEWDIKRLQRLGVQFFFGHVVGRTVKLSELLERYHAVFLGVGAGRGSLGIRGDHLKGVYSAIEVLTRVGLVRSDLFPQSGTPVNLGRRTAIIGGGFTAVDCAITALRLGVETHVVYRRTRETSSARQEEWDHISEEGAIIHWLTQPVEILGDESGHVIGLKCIKMTLGEPDESGRPRPVPVEGSEHVIECDSVIFAIGQKANSVAYEDMPGLELTKWGTVKVDEGFRTSIRGLFAGGDAVNGGDTVVRALAEGRKAAHSIHKFLIEEVRL
- a CDS encoding DUF4878 domain-containing protein — protein: MKKVALAVGAVLLAFFVFRACGENPEKSARNTVKDFIENIRDGEGREAVMLLYPPFRDALVQDVKLPLQLTEMKPSEVLACLLSSMGENIKKVKVLDTSRIDDKHAEVIVKVTDKEGVEKIFTFIVIKDEKRWRIASISGIK
- a CDS encoding glycosyltransferase family 9 protein, giving the protein MKFLIWQTAYLGDVVLATPLIRTLRKNFPSSRIAFVGRSFIKELLKGFDLELIAFDKGVWESFEIVEKIREYQIAISPHISARSALILFMAGVPVRIGFDRSEFSWLYTHTVKHRWELHEVDRNLELLKPLGIKDYDKKPWLFVSEEEKKQAKEKFGLPENFVVLSPFSNFRLKEWNMEGWVELAGRLSIRPVVVGTERDRERAEVFWATGAKNLVGRTSLRELMAVISLSRAVISCDSSPVHIANALGVPAISVYTATSPDYGFYPLKGEYVKPQLYCSPCSPNPKVCKTGTHACLSMVRVEEVLEALERVLS